The following are from one region of the Aequoribacter fuscus genome:
- a CDS encoding glutathione peroxidase, producing MTIYDYTVQDMQGQEVALEQYRGKALLITNTASKCGFTPQFEGLESLYQKYQERGLVILGFPCNQFGGQDPGSNDQILDFCVKNYGVSFPMHQKIDVNGSGAHPLFDYLKKEAKGALGTSRIKWNFTKFLIGRNGEVIGRYAPLTKPEALEQDIEKALAS from the coding sequence ATGACGATTTACGACTATACAGTTCAGGACATGCAGGGTCAGGAGGTCGCACTTGAGCAATACCGTGGCAAGGCGCTGCTCATTACTAACACCGCGAGCAAGTGTGGCTTTACACCACAGTTCGAGGGTCTGGAGTCTTTATACCAGAAGTATCAAGAGCGAGGCTTAGTGATTTTAGGGTTTCCGTGTAATCAATTTGGCGGCCAAGACCCGGGCAGCAACGATCAGATTTTAGATTTCTGCGTCAAAAATTATGGCGTTAGCTTTCCTATGCATCAAAAAATTGACGTCAATGGCTCTGGTGCGCACCCACTATTCGATTATCTCAAAAAAGAAGCTAAGGGCGCTCTTGGCACCAGCAGAATCAAATGGAACTTTACCAAGTTTTTGATCGGCCGTAACGGTGAAGTCATTGGGCGTTATGCGCCGTTAACCAAGCCCGAAGCGCTGGAGCAGGATATTGAAAAAGCCCTAGCGA
- a CDS encoding fatty acid desaturase, with protein sequence MSDKPQIRPLMVMLFIGLPILAVVITPLWAWYAGFTGTQWLIALAFLYLNGLGITAGYHRLWAHKAYQAHPVVRFWFAVWGAGALQNSVFVWASDHRRHHRHVDDNDHDPYSAGRGLWFSHIGWMLRDYTTNTEDFSNIKDLLQDPILQWQHKHYVAITAFMNIALPIGIGVLLGDIMGTLISVGLVRLVVNHNVTFFINSLAHYWGTRPYTEANSARDNGFLAFLTYGEGYHNYHHIFQTDYRNGIRWWQWDPTKWLIFGLSKVGLCWNLVRVDNFKIQRAIMDTTFERARRQLDQHDNCPLREMLEHEYAAFSESVRQWRELQSQRYEKHKEALGEVWTQRRAQLQQRWEQTQLRDQLKLLELNLRNQQRRVQLLLEQSQSLAAA encoded by the coding sequence ATGAGTGATAAACCCCAAATACGCCCCCTAATGGTCATGCTATTCATAGGCCTCCCCATCCTCGCTGTAGTGATCACCCCGTTGTGGGCCTGGTATGCGGGCTTTACTGGCACGCAGTGGCTAATTGCTCTGGCGTTTCTGTATCTTAACGGCCTAGGAATTACGGCAGGTTACCATCGACTCTGGGCCCATAAAGCCTACCAAGCGCATCCCGTTGTGAGGTTCTGGTTTGCCGTATGGGGGGCAGGTGCCTTACAAAATAGCGTGTTCGTGTGGGCATCGGATCATCGCCGTCACCATCGTCATGTCGACGATAATGACCATGACCCCTACTCTGCCGGAAGAGGTCTTTGGTTTAGCCACATCGGCTGGATGCTGAGAGATTACACCACCAACACGGAGGACTTTTCGAACATCAAAGACCTCCTGCAAGACCCTATCTTACAGTGGCAACACAAGCACTACGTAGCCATTACGGCGTTCATGAACATCGCGTTGCCCATCGGTATTGGTGTATTACTGGGCGATATCATGGGAACGCTAATAAGCGTTGGCTTAGTGCGTCTAGTGGTTAATCACAACGTCACCTTTTTTATAAATTCGCTCGCCCATTACTGGGGTACACGGCCCTACACTGAAGCCAACAGCGCTCGCGACAATGGCTTTTTAGCGTTTTTGACCTACGGCGAGGGCTACCACAACTATCACCACATTTTCCAAACTGACTATCGAAACGGCATTCGTTGGTGGCAATGGGACCCAACTAAGTGGCTTATTTTTGGTTTAAGCAAGGTGGGCTTATGTTGGAATTTGGTGCGCGTTGATAACTTCAAAATTCAACGGGCCATCATGGATACCACGTTTGAGCGAGCGCGGCGCCAACTAGACCAACACGATAACTGCCCGCTCAGAGAAATGCTCGAGCATGAGTACGCCGCATTCTCCGAATCCGTCAGACAATGGCGGGAATTGCAATCTCAACGCTATGAAAAGCACAAAGAGGCACTCGGCGAGGTGTGGACGCAACGTCGAGCTCAACTCCAACAGCGATGGGAACAGACTCAACTGCGCGACCAACTTAAACTACTGGAACTTAATCTTCGCAACCAGCAACGCCGCGTGCAGTTATTACTCGAGCAATCTCAATCTTTAGCAGCTGCTTAA
- a CDS encoding endonuclease/exonuclease/phosphatase family protein codes for MKLSHITLCLLLAITAKSYAIEATTPASCRQQVHQLTGYGNLDKTKSPEPLMLLVWNVQKFAEPSALAWLEETPAQIIMTQESIASIQRDFAKTLNATDTFSPGYRTFDNESSGVGIVTTLETLMSCAWQHEEPWLLTPKATLVSALRTADQILLAVNLHAINFSLGTQELQEQLDAISDVIDQYTGPIVVAGDFNTWSKARTEILQRFIQRHELIATNFDPDYRVRPFSYPLDHILTKNLEVLAAQSEHSEHSDHTPLMMTIRTTQAASPELAFRRPTEIERPLPKR; via the coding sequence ATGAAACTATCGCACATCACTCTATGCTTGCTTCTGGCGATTACAGCCAAAAGCTATGCTATCGAGGCGACCACGCCTGCAAGCTGCCGACAGCAAGTTCATCAGCTAACCGGGTACGGGAATTTAGACAAAACGAAGTCGCCCGAGCCACTCATGTTGCTCGTATGGAACGTTCAAAAATTCGCGGAACCCTCCGCACTCGCGTGGCTGGAAGAAACGCCTGCGCAAATCATTATGACTCAAGAGTCGATCGCCTCTATCCAACGGGATTTCGCCAAGACCCTGAATGCCACCGATACCTTTTCACCCGGCTATCGTACCTTTGACAACGAGAGCTCAGGCGTAGGCATCGTCACCACCCTCGAGACACTAATGAGTTGCGCTTGGCAACACGAAGAACCGTGGTTACTCACGCCAAAAGCCACCTTGGTCAGTGCGCTGCGAACCGCAGACCAGATCTTGCTCGCAGTGAACCTTCATGCCATTAACTTCAGCCTTGGCACGCAAGAGTTGCAGGAACAACTCGATGCGATCTCTGACGTGATAGATCAGTACACTGGGCCTATTGTGGTGGCCGGCGATTTCAACACATGGTCCAAGGCCCGAACCGAAATCCTGCAGCGATTCATACAACGGCACGAATTAATCGCAACCAACTTCGACCCCGACTACCGCGTGCGACCATTTTCGTACCCTCTAGACCACATACTCACAAAAAATTTGGAGGTACTCGCAGCACAATCTGAACACAGCGAACACTCTGATCATACCCCCCTAATGATGACGATCCGCACAACCCAAGCCGCGAGCCCCGAATTGGCTTTTCGCCGCCCAACGGAAATCGAAAGACCTTTACCAAAAAGATAG
- a CDS encoding glutamine synthetase family protein: protein MTIETEWFLKTYPNITTIEAIMPDCNGIMRGKWVPVQKLDKLFSGDAKLPKSALNLDVWGRDVEELVFESGDEDGLCAAVEGSLQATPWSPGERYGECQLTMLNQDGSPYMGDPRQVLQAIVNKYHAQGWHPVVAGELEFSLVTLNHQRPVHTSKTLPGELPIGGNLYGIDSLLEHEALLDDIRQACQIQSLPFDGVVKESAPSQYEINMRHHSDPLLAARQILQMRRLVKGVASKHGFVATFMPKPFIGESGNGMHIHMSLLDNDDRNLFDNGQEQGSELLQHAIAGMLKHMRDCTLIFAPHINSYRRLEPGVHAPTYPAWGYENRTVALRVPTGATKSRRIEHRVAGAEANPYLVMAAVLAAAWDGLNNKLTAPPPIRGDGYAQTIDPLPVHIHEAVDIFSASSFIAEGLSPELRRHIALTKEQEILEFRRYISTMEYQTYLQY from the coding sequence ATGACCATAGAGACCGAGTGGTTTTTAAAAACCTACCCCAACATCACAACCATTGAAGCAATCATGCCCGACTGCAACGGCATCATGCGGGGCAAATGGGTGCCTGTTCAGAAGCTCGACAAACTGTTTAGTGGCGATGCGAAGCTGCCCAAGTCAGCCCTAAATTTGGACGTTTGGGGGCGTGACGTCGAAGAGCTCGTGTTCGAATCAGGCGATGAAGACGGTTTGTGTGCTGCAGTTGAGGGCTCCCTTCAAGCGACGCCTTGGTCACCTGGCGAGCGCTACGGCGAGTGCCAACTGACCATGCTAAATCAAGACGGTTCACCCTACATGGGAGACCCTCGGCAAGTCCTGCAAGCCATTGTCAACAAATACCACGCGCAGGGCTGGCATCCCGTAGTCGCTGGCGAGCTAGAATTTAGCTTGGTGACGCTCAATCACCAACGCCCGGTCCACACCAGTAAAACATTACCGGGCGAACTCCCCATCGGCGGCAATCTGTACGGAATCGATTCACTTCTCGAACACGAAGCTCTCCTCGATGATATTCGCCAAGCCTGCCAGATTCAGTCACTGCCGTTTGATGGCGTCGTAAAAGAATCGGCACCATCGCAATACGAAATCAACATGCGGCATCATTCCGACCCTCTTTTGGCAGCGCGTCAGATCCTACAAATGCGGCGCTTAGTCAAGGGCGTAGCGAGCAAGCACGGCTTCGTCGCAACCTTCATGCCCAAGCCTTTCATCGGCGAATCCGGTAACGGCATGCACATTCACATGAGCCTTTTAGATAACGATGACCGTAATCTATTTGACAATGGCCAAGAACAAGGCTCCGAACTTTTGCAACACGCCATTGCGGGCATGTTGAAGCACATGCGCGATTGCACCCTAATCTTTGCACCTCACATCAACAGTTATCGGCGCTTGGAGCCCGGCGTTCACGCCCCAACCTACCCGGCCTGGGGCTACGAAAACCGCACGGTCGCATTGCGTGTTCCAACCGGCGCAACGAAATCGAGGCGCATTGAACATCGCGTGGCAGGCGCCGAGGCAAATCCCTACTTAGTCATGGCCGCCGTGCTTGCGGCCGCTTGGGATGGCTTGAACAACAAACTCACCGCGCCTCCCCCGATAAGGGGTGATGGTTATGCACAGACTATCGATCCATTGCCAGTCCACATTCACGAGGCGGTCGACATCTTTTCTGCGTCGAGCTTTATCGCTGAGGGCCTCAGCCCCGAGCTAAGGCGCCATATTGCTCTGACAAAAGAACAAGAAATTTTAGAATTTCGGCGCTATATTAGTACTATGGAGTATCAAACTTACCTGCAATACTGA